One region of Polypterus senegalus isolate Bchr_013 chromosome 11, ASM1683550v1, whole genome shotgun sequence genomic DNA includes:
- the chrm2a gene encoding muscarinic acetylcholine receptor M2a: MDNSTYSNSSGGNVTSLNLQDSPYKTVEVVFIVLVAGSLSLVTVIGNILVMVSIKVNRNLQTVNNYFLFSLACADLIIGVCSMNLYTVYTVIGYWPLGPVVCDLWLALDYVVSNASVMNLLIISFDRYFCVTKPLSYPVKRTTKMAGMMIAAAWVLSFILWAPAILFWQFIVGGRTVPEKECYIQFFSNAAVTFGTAIAAFYLPVIIMMVLYWQISRASKSRIKKDHRKPSSNQDPISPSLVRGQIVKPDNNNVSAEEEEQGSNLNQNQHLLSQHQNKLQNGKAPSSAEGESGNKSMQNCSQNEEKESSNDSTSLSVVPTNAKDEEMVVDLKETSCVPSQQPTRHRAKAEGSKLTCIKIVTKSPKGDCCPTNTTIEIVPGAEKQNLVARKIVKITKQPPKKKKNPPSREKKVTRTILAILLAFIVTWTPYNVMVLINTFCSSCVPNTVWTIGYWLCYINSTINPACYALCNATFKKTFKHLLLCQYKNIGAAR; the protein is encoded by the coding sequence ATGGATAACTCCACCTATTCTAATTCCTCTGGTGGAAATGTGACAAGTCTTAACCTTCAGGACAGTCCCTACAAGACAGTGGAGGTtgtatttattgttcttgttGCTGGATCACTGAGCCTGGTCACAGTAATTGGTAACATTCTGGTCATGGTTTCCATTAAGGTCAATAGGAACCTACAGACAGTAAATAATTACTTTCTTTTCAGTTTGGCATGTGCAGACCTAATTATCGGTGTTTGCTCCATGAACTTGTATACAGTTTACACTGTCATCGGATACTGGCCTTTGGGACCTGTTGTTTGTGACCTGTGGCTTGCCTTGGATTATGTCGTCAGCAATGCTTCTGTAATGAATCTGCTAATTATCAGCTTTGACCGATACTTCTGTGTCACCAAACCACTTAGCTATCCAGTTAAGCGGACCACCAAAATGGCTGGCATGATGATTGCAGCTGCTTGGGTCTTGTCATTTATCCTGTGGGCACCAGCAATCCTGTTTTGGCAGTTCATAGTGGGAGGCCGGACTGTGCCTGAAAAGGAGTGCTACATCCAATTTTTTTCCAATGCAGCTGTTACCTTTGGGACTGCAATAGCAGCATTTTACTTGCCAGTTATCATTATGATGGTCCTTTATTGGCAGATCTCTAGGGCAAGTAAGAGTCGCATCAAAAAGGATCACAGGAAACCTTCTTCCAATCAGGACCCCATTTCTCCCAGTCTAGTAAGAGGCCAGATTGTAAAACCAGACAACAATAATGTGAGtgctgaagaagaagaacaaggttCAAATCTGAATCAGAACCAGCACCTCTTAAGTCAGCATCAGAACAAGTTACAGAATGGCAAAGCCCCATCTTCGGCTGAAGGAGAAAGTGGTAATAAAAGTATGCAAAACTGTTCTCAGAATGAGGAAAAGGAGAGCTCAAATGACTCTACTTCTCTCAGTGTTGTTCCTACTAATGCAAAAGATGAAGAGATGGTAGTTGATCTCAAAGAAACATCCTGCGTTCCAAGTCAGCAACCTACACGACACAGAGCAAAGGCAGAAGGCTCAAAGCTCACTTGTATTAAAATTGTTACCAAATCTCCAAAAGGAGACTGTTGTCCAACTAATACCACAATAGAGATTGTCCCTGGAGCAGAGAAACAAAATTTAGTAGCTCGTAAGATTGTGAAAATAACTAAGCAACCCccgaagaaaaaaaagaatcccCCATCCAGGGAGAAAAAAGTAACAAGGACCATACTTGCTATTTTGTTAGCATTTATTGTAACCTGGACACCCTACAATGTGATGGTGCTTATCAACACCTTCTGTTCTAGTTGTGTACCCAACACCGTTTGGACCATTGGCTACTGGTTGTGTTACATCAATAGCACCATTAATCCAGCCTGCTATGCCCTGTGTAATGCAACATTTAAAAAGACCTTTAAACATCTCCTACTCTGCCAGTATAAGAACATCGGAGCTGCCAGATAG